In Gossypium hirsutum isolate 1008001.06 chromosome D01, Gossypium_hirsutum_v2.1, whole genome shotgun sequence, the genomic window CTCTTATTATATGGGTTCTTAACTTGTGAATTCCATCATTCTTGCAGCACCCTTGTCAAGGGAGTGGTCTGTACGAAAAATGTAAAGCACAAGCGTATGACCTCACAATACAAAAATCCTAGATTACTTCTTTTAGGAGGAGCCCTTGAATTTCTAAAAGTTCCAAACCAGCTGGCTTCTTTTAGTACATTACTTCAACAggttcattaaaaaattttatcctCTTTATGCCAGTCAGTAGAAGTTTTTTACGTGATCAAAGCAATTGCATATATGTGTTCTGAATGTTTGCATTTGGACAGGAAAATGATCACCTCAAGATGATCATTGCAAAGATCGAGGCCCTACGGCCCAATGTTCTGCTGGTAGAAAAGAGTGCGTCTTCATATGCCCAAGAGTATCTACTTACTAAGGAAATTTCGTTAGTGCTCAATGTGAAAAGGCCATTACTTGAGCGTATAGCAAGGTGCACTGGAGCTCTTGTTTGTCCATCTATTGATGATTTATATACTACACGATTGGGGCACTGTGAACTGTTCCGGTTGGAGAAAGTATCTGAAGAACATGAGATGGCCAATCAGTTTAACAAGAAACCATCAAAAACACTGATGTTCTTTGAAGGTTGTCCGAGGCGTTTATGTTGCAcggtaattttttctttttatgcatGTGATTCATTTGTTATGTCATCTGAATTGTGGTTTTTGAACCAAGCTTCCATATTCTTCTGTAGGTTTGATAGGGTGTCTACATGTTTAAGTTATGATCATTTTGATGCTTTAGTTCCTTCCAGTCCTAAAACTCCACTGCATTTCCATTGTTTTGATTAGTTTTTCTTTTGCTTCTCTATGTGGCACAAGCATTTCTAGTTGTTGCCTTTCCAACTTTCTTCATTTTAGATTCTGTTCCCTTTCTATGGCAACAATAGTATTGGTCCGATGgcccatttttttctttcttctaatgATTGATTTTATACTTTTCCCTCCATTTATGAGCATGCGTGTAATTGGGTGATATTTATACTTGGGTTTTTGTGCCACATTTCACTATAACTCTTCTTGTTATATATTCAGTGCTGAAATTGTAAGAGGAAAGTAGTGTAGAAAGATTGTAAGTAATCTAGTTACTTTTCCTCTGATCAGTATTGGCTGTTGACGGTTGTAATTGGTTTGTTTATGTGAATGGTGAAATAGCATGGAGCAAGCAAATATATAGACGTTTTCTTGTATGATAagataaatgttaaaatttcttatgAGAATGTAATGTATTCATTGATctgtattttaatgaaatatacGTGATCTTCTTGCCTTGTTTCTCTTTATAGGTACTGCTGAGGGGCAGATGTCGTGAAGAACTAAAGAAGGTTAAACATGTTGTCCAGTATGCTATTTTTGCTGCCTATCACTTATCTCTTGAGACTTCCTTCCTTGCTGATGAAGGTGCTACTCTGCCTAAGATGAAAGTAAAGCATTCGATTTCCATGCCAGAGAAAATTCAGGCTGACAGTACTGTTTCAGTTGTTCCTAATTCCTATCCTCCATCCAGTTTCGATGCAATAGTCAATGCTTCTGCTCAGAATGATATATCTCCTTGTCTTGATCCAGCGCAAGGAGGAATGGGATCATTGTCTGAGCAGTGCGATCAAAGTCATCTTTTTCCTTCTTCTGGTGGTTCTATTCTTGATGTATACAATGATGATTGGTCACCTATTGCGTGTTTGGACACGTATTCTTCGGAAGATTTCAAGGATTCAAAGCTGTCCAGTATGTTGCCTGATATTAGAGATTTTCCACGATCTGAATTGCAAGAAACCATGACAGAAGAGGAGACTCGTCTTGGTGAGATTCATGAATTGGTAAAACCTGAAAAGATTGATGAAGATGAGAATTCCAGTGAATACTTTTCAGCCACTGATACACACCAGAGTATATTGGTTTCATTTTCTAGCCGGTGTGTGCTGAAAGGAACTGTATGTGAACGTGCGAGGCTCTTGCGAATAAAGTTTTATGGTTCTTTTGATAAACCACTGGGAAGATATCTTcatgatgatctgtttgatcaagtAAGTCATTCCGATTTTGCTTCATCCGAAATTACTGGTTCTATgtttcacttatttaatttaattgttcttTGCAGGCATCATGTTGCAGGTCATGTAATGAACCAGCTGAAGCCCATGTAATATGTTATACCCACCAACAAGGAAATCTCACAATCAATGTAAGACGTCTTTCCTCTCTTAAGTTGCCTGGTGAACGAGATGGGAAGATATGGATGTGGCACCGGTGCCTAAAGTGCGTTCATATAAATGGGGTTCCTCCAGCAACTCATAGAGTAGTTATGTCTGATGCTGCATGGGGACTTTCTTTTGGAAAGTTTTTGGAGCTTAGTTTTTCAAATCATGCGACTGCTAATCGTGTTGCAACATGTGGTCATTCATTGCAGAGGGACTGCCTTAGGTTCtatgggtaaattttgaaaaaccttgaatatttaaccattttttactGTTAAGTATGATGTTGGTAGTTATGAGGAGTATCTTTTCCTAGATTTGGCAACATGGTTGCATTCTTCCGCTATTCTCCAATCGATATTCTATCGGTACATTTGCCCCCTTCAACACTTGAATTTAGTGGAAACATTCAGCAGGAATGGACTAGAAAAGAGGCAGCCGAGGTTTGTTATGTATTTTCCCTCTTGTTCTTATACCTTTGGAATCAGCTGATTATGAAATGACTGACTATTCTTTCTCCTGTAGCTAATTGTCAAAATGGAAATGTCATATGTGGAGGTATCTGATGTACTCGACAGCATTGAACAGAAGAGTAATTCTGCCGGCTGTCAATCATCAAATGCTAGTGATTTATCAGATCACGTCGTGGAATTGAGAGAACAGATTCAAAAGGAGAGAGATGATTACAATGTAAGAACAACCACATACTAGTTACCCATGTGACCCTGAATATTACTTGGTAGcatgtatttgatattttttatgtattttatctTTGGTCAGTGCTGTTGAAAGGTGAATTTTACCATTTGTTGACCTCTTTTTTCTGGTTTAGGGTTTGCTACAACCAGTTGTTATGGAATCTTCACAACTGGGTCCAACAGCTGTAGACATCCTAGAGCTGAATCGCTTAAGGCGTTCACTTCTAATTAGTTTGTATGTTTGGGATCAGCAACTTCATTCATTGGAGTCCCATATTAAGAAAGGTTCTGCTGTCAAAGTTAAAGCAGATCATTCCAATGATGGTAAACTTGGTGTTTGCGAGCAAAATGTCTACAGATCCCCAGATTCACAGGTGCCTCCTAAGAATGACATACAGTCAGAGAATAACAATATTCTATCAAACTTGGAATCTGTTGTGCCAAAAGAATCTGACTTGGTGTTGTATAATAAGATAGATGAGGATGTGCAGTCAGATGGAAACATCACGTCTCCTGCATCTGCTTTATCTGAACGAATAGATTCTGCTTGGACAGGTACTGATCTACTTACCTTGAAAGTTCAAACCACAGAAGCATTTCAAGAAGATGAGCTCCCAACTGGTTTGATCAGGCAAATGAATAAAATCAGCGATCTTCGTTTGAGGAATGTAGCATCTCCAAGGAGGCTTCACTCTTTTGATTCTGCATTGAGATTCCAAGAAAGAATTAAAAAAGGATTGCACCCCTCTTCAAGTCCTTTGTCAGTGCTTAGATCTTTCCATGCTTCTGGAGATTACAGAAGTATGGTTCGAGATCCTGTTTCTAATGTAACAGGGACTTACTCCCATGCATTGCCACTAGAGGCACAAAAGTTGAATTTGTTACTCAGTTCCACACCCACTATGATCACCTCTGCATCTCATGTGGCTGAAGGGACTCGGCTGCTTCTTTCGCAGAGGGGTCATAGTGATATTGTTATTGCTGTTTATGACAATGATCCTGCAAGTATAATATCATATGCTCTTAGTTCCAAAGAGTATGATGAGTGGGTTACTGGTAAATCCAGTGAAATTGGAGGAGGCTGGAGTGTTAGTGAAAAGAGCAAAGAAGATTCTGCTGCTTCCAGCTTTTCGCCTTGGCAGTCATTTGGCTCTCTTGACCTGGATTATATACGGTATGGAAGTTTTAGCTCTGAAGATGCCTCATCATCTGTGGGTTCCACATTTGCTGATACAAAAAGGTCTCCACATTTAACAGTTTCTTTTGGAGATGATTCTGCTGCTGCTGGTGGCAAAGTGAAGTTTTCAGTGACTTGTTATTTTGCAAAACAATTTGATTCTCTTAGAAGAAAATGTTGCCCCAGTGAAGTGGATTTTCTGCGTTCCTTGAGCCGCTGTAAGAAATGGAGCGCACAAGGGGGAAAGAGCAACGTGTATTTTGCCAAAACATTTGATGAGAGATTCATTATAAAACAAGTCCAAAAGACGGAGTTAGAATCATTTGATGAATTTGCTCTGGAATACTTCAAGTATTTGACAGATTCTGTTAGTTCAGGAAGCCCTACTTGCCTTGCGAAAATTCTTGGCATTTATCAGGTTTGTCCTCACACTTTACCTTTTAAAAGCACAGTTTTTGGGCATCTAGTTGAGTTGTGGAGGGTCAAATATATAGAGCCTTGTTATAATTCTTTGTGGTTTTCTTGTTGACAGGTCTCTGTAAAACACCTGAAAGGTGGCAAAGAAACAAGAATGGATCTTATAGTGATGGAGAACCTATTTTTCAGGAGAAGTATCTCAACAGTTTATGATCTTAAGGGTTCCATAAGATCACGATACAATCCGGATACATCAGGGACAAACAAAGTACTGTTAGATATGAATCTGTTGGAAACGCTGCGAACAGAGCCTATTTTTCTCGGAAGCAAGGCAAAGAGAAACCTCGAGAGAGCTATTTGGAATGATACATCTTTTCTGGCAGTAAGTTGCTTTTTCCCATGAGAACTTGTCAAAAATTGTTTGTAGTCTTTCAAAGTCTTACTGGTATGCTGGAGTAATAACAAGATTTGAATGTGACACTGTATCTAAAATATTCACAGTTTTCAGCAAGTTCTTCCACTGATTTAAGATTATTAAGTAATAAACATTTGCTGTGTATTTTCAGTCGGTCGATGTAATGGACTATTCATTACTTGTTGGGGTGGATGAGGAGCGCAAAGAGCTGGTTTTGGGAATTATCGATTTCATGAGACAATATACTTGGGACAAGCACTTGGAGACATGGGTTAAGGCATCAGGGATACTAGGTGGCCCGAAGAATGCATCCCCAACAATAATTTCTCCGAAACAGTACAAGAAAAGGTTCCGAAAGGCGATGACTACATATTTTCTAACCATACCCGATCAATGGAGTTCATGACCTGTTTCATCATTGATTCATTGGTTCATTAATAACGGCATAAGAAACTGTAATTGCCTGCTAAATTTGAAGCGAGCTCGCTCTCCCTCTCCCTTCGGGTATTCTTCTATTCGATCCTTGTGTTTTTCTGTCAACAAATTATTTTGGTTGTGGTTAGTAAATAAGCCTACAACTAAAAAATGTAGACTATGGGGAGAGAGGGGGGGACATTGTTTTCTTTTTGAGGACTCCTTTTAATGACCTCTGAAGAAAGGGAAGAATTTAGGGC contains:
- the LOC107921947 gene encoding putative 1-phosphatidylinositol-3-phosphate 5-kinase FAB1C; this encodes MLKNGVCQKMCCSECYTKFADEFSHRYPCQSCGRWLCSKCVERYESHVVDDVYQSDNAKSNDFSKMMSVKCCKFCCDGVNARPESGGRKYSEKVHPSESPRESPEPPSPCSMNSESIRSDHLAQHLEAHDCGFPLPVVAGKSMTSVSTHPSPISTQQSASRSDEEDADGTGKQFYSPSAEYSQDVSDIDSCSISARHEFNSCKSVGSSPSVSPSRNSFTPYRDGHSVQQRQEGSPMAQCVGPFGQENMAVLRKPPETVMEQENTDDYSDDASVVGNQSSKLQKPLDFENNGLIWYPPPAEDENDEAESNFFTYDDEDDDVGDSGAMFSSSSSFSSMFPAKEKQEGNKEPIRAVIQGHFRALVSQLLLGEGIEVEDNAGGWLDIVTAVAWQAANFVKPDTSRGGSMDPGDYVKVKCIASGTPSESTLVKGVVCTKNVKHKRMTSQYKNPRLLLLGGALEFLKVPNQLASFSTLLQQENDHLKMIIAKIEALRPNVLLVEKSASSYAQEYLLTKEISLVLNVKRPLLERIARCTGALVCPSIDDLYTTRLGHCELFRLEKVSEEHEMANQFNKKPSKTLMFFEGCPRRLCCTVLLRGRCREELKKVKHVVQYAIFAAYHLSLETSFLADEGATLPKMKVKHSISMPEKIQADSTVSVVPNSYPPSSFDAIVNASAQNDISPCLDPAQGGMGSLSEQCDQSHLFPSSGGSILDVYNDDWSPIACLDTYSSEDFKDSKLSSMLPDIRDFPRSELQETMTEEETRLGEIHELVKPEKIDEDENSSEYFSATDTHQSILVSFSSRCVLKGTVCERARLLRIKFYGSFDKPLGRYLHDDLFDQASCCRSCNEPAEAHVICYTHQQGNLTINVRRLSSLKLPGERDGKIWMWHRCLKCVHINGVPPATHRVVMSDAAWGLSFGKFLELSFSNHATANRVATCGHSLQRDCLRFYGFGNMVAFFRYSPIDILSVHLPPSTLEFSGNIQQEWTRKEAAELIVKMEMSYVEVSDVLDSIEQKSNSAGCQSSNASDLSDHVVELREQIQKERDDYNGLLQPVVMESSQLGPTAVDILELNRLRRSLLISLYVWDQQLHSLESHIKKGSAVKVKADHSNDGKLGVCEQNVYRSPDSQVPPKNDIQSENNNILSNLESVVPKESDLVLYNKIDEDVQSDGNITSPASALSERIDSAWTGTDLLTLKVQTTEAFQEDELPTGLIRQMNKISDLRLRNVASPRRLHSFDSALRFQERIKKGLHPSSSPLSVLRSFHASGDYRSMVRDPVSNVTGTYSHALPLEAQKLNLLLSSTPTMITSASHVAEGTRLLLSQRGHSDIVIAVYDNDPASIISYALSSKEYDEWVTGKSSEIGGGWSVSEKSKEDSAASSFSPWQSFGSLDLDYIRYGSFSSEDASSSVGSTFADTKRSPHLTVSFGDDSAAAGGKVKFSVTCYFAKQFDSLRRKCCPSEVDFLRSLSRCKKWSAQGGKSNVYFAKTFDERFIIKQVQKTELESFDEFALEYFKYLTDSVSSGSPTCLAKILGIYQVSVKHLKGGKETRMDLIVMENLFFRRSISTVYDLKGSIRSRYNPDTSGTNKVLLDMNLLETLRTEPIFLGSKAKRNLERAIWNDTSFLASVDVMDYSLLVGVDEERKELVLGIIDFMRQYTWDKHLETWVKASGILGGPKNASPTIISPKQYKKRFRKAMTTYFLTIPDQWSS